From Solibaculum mannosilyticum:
CAGTTCTGTGCCGCCGCAGGAGGTTTCCACCTCGTATACGGTTCTGCCGATTGTATAGCACACGGTTTCTTGTAGCGGATTTCCTCTTTTCGGGAGATAATCGCTCTCTTGTACTTTTGATTTCTGTTCCATTCCATTCCCGTCCTTTCTGGAAGAATCACAACAGAGCAAGCATAGGGAGTGTGGCCACACTCCCGCAAAATCTCCATTTCCGGCAACCTGCCGGAGCGGAGATTTTTGTCTGTTGGGAACTTCCCAAACCCTTGTTTTTTGCTTCGCTAATAATACGTTTGCAAGGACGGAAATTGCCCGTTAAATTCTGATCATCCAATAAAATTCTGCTATATGAGGCCTGCTGACCTTGCGCTTTCTCATGGGAATTTGATAATCTGTCCTGCCTGCCCACCAGCCGTGCCGGAAAATCCTTGAAATAGTAGATTCTTCCCTCATTCTAAATGTGTAGCTGGACACCAAAAGATTTCATATTGCTTTCACATCGTTTTGGTATAATAGAAAAATATAAGGAGGGGTAAAATGGCTGTTTTATTGATTGTGGAGGACGATACTGCCACCAATGAGGCAATCTGTGAATATATGAAAACCGCAGGGCATATCACCCTGTCTGCTTTTGATGGAGAACAAGGCTTGCAGATCGTAAGGGAACAATCTATTGATTTAGTGGTTTTGGATATTATGCTCCCGAAGCGAACCGGTTTGGAGGTATTAAAAGAACTGCGCCAAACAAGCAACATCCCTGTCTTAATGTTGACCGCCCTTGATGATGAGCCTACTCAGGCAGCCAGCTTTGATGAAGAAGCGGACGATTACATTACCAAGCCCTTTTCCATGCTTTTGCTGGGGAAACGGGTGGCTGCCCTGCTAAGACGGTGCGGAAAAAGCCCGGAACTGAACCAAATCCAGATTGGGGATATTACGGTGGATTTTGGTGGCTACACAGCTTCCGGCCAGAATGGGCCGATTGACCTCACGCCAAAAGAGATCGACCTGCTGAAATTACTGGTGGAGCATAAAGGACTGGTGCTTACCCGGTCGCAGATATTGGATGAGTTGTGGGGATATGATTACCCCATCATAGACCGCACCATTGATACCTATATCAAAAATTTACGGAAAAAGCTGGGCCTTGATCGTATTATTACAGTAAAAGGCGTTGGCTACAAGTATGAGGAACAACCATGAGAAACTTAAAACTCTTTTCTAAAATTTTCTTATACACCTTTCTGGTTATGCTATTTGTAACCGTGATGGCCCATGTCTTTCTCTATGTACTTGCGCCTCAAATGACAGTAAGCACCAACCGTTTTGTGGAAGGGGCCATTATAGAAAGTGATGTGAACACCGGGATCTTAATAAAATCCGCCATCGGAAAAGCGCTGCCGGTATCCCTGTTCTTCTGCGTCATCATTTCCGCCGGGTGTTCTTTATTGTTTTCCAGAGCAATGACGAGGCCAATCAAACAGATTGCTGAAACAACAGAAAAGATGGAAAAGCTGGATAAGGCGGCAAAATGTATGGTGCATACGAAGGACGAAACCGGTGAGCTGGCCGCCCGCGTGAATAAGCTGTATGC
This genomic window contains:
- a CDS encoding response regulator transcription factor, giving the protein MAVLLIVEDDTATNEAICEYMKTAGHITLSAFDGEQGLQIVREQSIDLVVLDIMLPKRTGLEVLKELRQTSNIPVLMLTALDDEPTQAASFDEEADDYITKPFSMLLLGKRVAALLRRCGKSPELNQIQIGDITVDFGGYTASGQNGPIDLTPKEIDLLKLLVEHKGLVLTRSQILDELWGYDYPIIDRTIDTYIKNLRKKLGLDRIITVKGVGYKYEEQP